Proteins co-encoded in one Paraburkholderia terrae genomic window:
- a CDS encoding type II toxin-antitoxin system RatA family toxin produces the protein MADVQKTVLIRHSAEQMFDLVTDVADYPNFLPWCGGVEIRRQEENLMEAKIDINFKGIKQHFATHNTQERPTRIDMNFADGPFKKFTGYWRFTPLRADACKIEFALHYEFANILLEKIIGPVFSHIANTFVESFVKRADQRYGKA, from the coding sequence ATGGCAGATGTCCAGAAAACCGTGTTGATACGCCACTCGGCGGAACAGATGTTCGACCTCGTCACCGATGTCGCCGACTACCCCAATTTCCTTCCGTGGTGCGGCGGCGTCGAAATCCGCCGCCAGGAGGAAAACCTGATGGAGGCGAAGATCGACATCAACTTCAAGGGCATCAAGCAGCACTTCGCGACGCACAACACGCAGGAGCGGCCGACGCGCATCGACATGAACTTCGCCGACGGCCCGTTCAAGAAGTTCACCGGCTACTGGCGCTTCACGCCGCTACGCGCCGATGCATGCAAGATCGAGTTCGCGCTCCACTACGAGTTCGCGAACATTCTGCTGGAGAAAATCATCGGACCGGTGTTCAGCCATATCGCGAACACGTTTGTCGAATCGTTCGTGAAACGCGCCGACCAGCGCTACGGCAAGGCATGA
- a CDS encoding RnfH family protein, with protein sequence MSRTLTIEVCYALPGEQTLVELQLPQGATLGQAIDASGILAQHPGIDLTKQKTGVFGKLKPLDTVLADHDRVEIYRPLIVDPKLARQRRVEKSRQEGSVEGRKWLHKDSR encoded by the coding sequence ATGAGCAGGACGCTGACCATCGAGGTCTGCTACGCGCTGCCGGGCGAGCAGACGCTGGTCGAGCTGCAGTTGCCGCAAGGCGCGACGCTCGGGCAGGCCATCGACGCGAGCGGTATCCTCGCGCAACATCCCGGAATCGATCTGACGAAACAGAAGACAGGCGTGTTCGGCAAGCTCAAGCCGCTGGACACCGTGCTCGCCGACCACGATCGCGTCGAGATCTACCGGCCGCTGATCGTCGATCCGAAGCTCGCGCGGCAGCGGCGCGTCGAGAAATCGCGTCAGGAAGGGTCCGTGGAAGGGCGTAAGTGGCTGCACAAGGATTCGCGCTGA
- a CDS encoding DMT family transporter, with protein sequence MQRGVVYGMLAGALWGMVFLVPRLLPDFSPVLLSAGRYAMYGVVSLLAALPSARSLMRRLTREDLNALVKLALAGNLLYYLLLTGAVHLVGIAPSSLIVGVLPVTVTLLGRRDHGAVPLARLAWPLALVVAGIVCINVDVFGTAGETPGTIANKLIGIACAVGALACWTWFAVENARYLQRHTHFSGNEWSVLWGVVTGLLGVLLWLVVAVLPSSAVDTSHVDTRWHLFWLLNLGLAIGASWLGNGLWNAASKRLPLTLSGQLIVFETLFALLYAFIYDHRMPRPLEMAAILLLVAGVSWSVRQHADDDSDRSTLEEKAQAAVH encoded by the coding sequence ATGCAGCGCGGCGTGGTGTATGGGATGTTGGCGGGAGCGTTATGGGGCATGGTGTTTCTGGTGCCGCGGCTGTTGCCCGATTTTTCGCCCGTGCTGCTGAGCGCCGGCCGATATGCGATGTACGGCGTCGTGTCGCTGCTGGCCGCCCTGCCTTCTGCGCGCTCCCTGATGCGCCGGCTGACGCGTGAAGATCTGAACGCCCTCGTCAAGCTCGCGCTCGCGGGCAATCTGCTCTATTACCTGCTGCTGACGGGCGCAGTGCATCTCGTCGGGATTGCGCCGTCGTCGCTGATCGTCGGCGTGCTGCCCGTCACCGTGACGCTGCTCGGACGGCGCGATCATGGCGCCGTGCCGCTCGCGCGGCTCGCGTGGCCGCTCGCGCTCGTCGTCGCGGGCATCGTGTGCATCAATGTCGATGTGTTCGGCACGGCGGGGGAAACGCCGGGAACGATCGCGAACAAACTGATCGGCATCGCCTGCGCGGTCGGCGCGCTGGCGTGCTGGACGTGGTTTGCCGTCGAAAACGCGCGGTATCTGCAGCGTCATACGCATTTCAGCGGCAACGAGTGGTCGGTGCTGTGGGGCGTCGTGACGGGCCTGCTCGGCGTCCTGCTGTGGCTCGTGGTGGCCGTGCTGCCGTCGTCGGCCGTCGATACGTCGCATGTCGACACCCGCTGGCATCTGTTCTGGCTGCTGAACCTGGGGCTCGCGATCGGCGCGTCGTGGCTCGGCAACGGCTTGTGGAACGCGGCGTCCAAGCGTTTGCCGCTGACGCTGTCGGGCCAGCTGATCGTATTCGAGACGCTGTTCGCGCTGCTCTATGCGTTCATCTACGATCACCGGATGCCCCGTCCGCTCGAAATGGCCGCCATCCTGCTGCTGGTCGCGGGCGTCAGCTGGTCGGTACGCCAGCATGCTGACGACGATTCCGACCGCTCGACGCTCGAAGAAAAGGCTCAGGCGGCTGTGCATTAG
- the guaB gene encoding IMP dehydrogenase: MRLIQKALTFDDVLLVPAFSDVLPRDTSLKTRLTRNISLNMPLVSAAMDTVTEARLAIAMAQMGGVGIIHKNLTPAEQAREVAKVKRFESGVVRDPITVPPQMKVSDVIALSRQHGISGFPVVEGAQLIGIVTNRDLRFETRLDEPVRTIMTPRERLVTVKEGTPLAEAKALMHGHRLERVLVVNDAFELRGLMTVKDITKQTEHPDACKDEHGKLRAGAAVGVGEDNEERVSLLVQAGVDVIVVDTAHGHSRGVLERVQWVKKNFPHVEVIGGNIATADAAKALVEYGADGVKVGIGPGSICTTRIVAGVGVPQISAIANVSAALKGTGVPVIADGGVRFSGDVSKALAAGANAVMMGSMFAGTEESPGDVFLYQGRQYKSYRGMGSVGAMKDGAADRYFQDNSANIDKLVPEGIEGRVAYKGSVGAILFQLIGGVRASMGYCGCRTIDELHEKASFVEITSAGMRESHVHDVQITKEAPNYHVD; the protein is encoded by the coding sequence ATGCGTCTGATCCAAAAAGCACTCACGTTCGATGACGTGCTCCTCGTCCCGGCTTTCTCCGACGTTCTGCCGCGCGACACCAGCCTGAAAACCCGGCTGACCCGCAACATCTCCCTCAATATGCCGCTCGTGTCCGCCGCGATGGACACCGTTACCGAAGCTCGCCTCGCCATTGCGATGGCGCAGATGGGCGGCGTCGGCATCATCCACAAGAATCTCACGCCGGCCGAGCAGGCTCGCGAAGTCGCGAAGGTCAAGCGCTTTGAATCGGGCGTCGTGCGCGATCCGATCACGGTTCCGCCCCAGATGAAGGTGAGCGACGTGATCGCGCTGTCGCGCCAGCATGGCATTTCGGGTTTCCCGGTGGTCGAAGGCGCGCAGCTGATCGGCATCGTCACGAACCGCGACCTGCGCTTCGAAACGCGTCTGGACGAGCCCGTGCGCACGATCATGACGCCGCGCGAGCGTCTCGTCACGGTCAAGGAAGGCACGCCGCTCGCCGAAGCGAAAGCGCTGATGCACGGCCACCGCCTCGAGCGCGTGCTGGTCGTCAACGACGCGTTCGAACTGCGCGGCCTGATGACGGTGAAGGACATCACAAAGCAGACGGAGCACCCGGACGCCTGTAAGGACGAGCATGGCAAGCTGCGCGCGGGCGCCGCGGTCGGCGTCGGCGAGGACAACGAAGAGCGCGTGTCGCTGCTGGTGCAGGCGGGCGTCGACGTGATCGTCGTCGATACGGCGCATGGTCATAGCCGGGGCGTGCTGGAGCGTGTCCAGTGGGTCAAGAAGAACTTCCCGCACGTCGAGGTGATCGGCGGCAACATCGCGACGGCCGACGCAGCGAAGGCGCTCGTCGAGTACGGCGCGGACGGCGTGAAGGTCGGCATCGGCCCGGGCTCGATCTGCACGACGCGTATTGTCGCAGGCGTGGGCGTGCCGCAGATCAGTGCGATCGCCAACGTGTCGGCGGCGCTCAAGGGCACAGGCGTACCAGTTATCGCTGACGGTGGCGTGCGCTTCTCGGGCGACGTCAGCAAGGCGCTGGCAGCAGGCGCGAACGCCGTGATGATGGGCAGCATGTTTGCCGGCACGGAAGAATCGCCGGGCGACGTGTTCCTGTATCAGGGCCGCCAGTACAAGTCGTACCGCGGCATGGGTTCCGTCGGCGCGATGAAGGACGGCGCGGCTGACCGCTACTTCCAGGACAACTCCGCGAACATCGACAAGCTGGTGCCGGAAGGCATCGAAGGCCGTGTCGCGTACAAGGGTTCTGTCGGCGCGATCCTGTTCCAGTTGATCGGCGGCGTGCGTGCGTCGATGGGTTACTGCGGCTGCCGTACGATTGACGAACTGCACGAGAAGGCTTCGTTCGTCGAAATCACGTCGGCGGGCATGCGTGAATCGCACGTACACGATGTCCAGATCACGAAGGAAGCGCCCAACTACCACGTGGACTAA